Proteins encoded within one genomic window of Mesobacillus subterraneus:
- the meaB gene encoding methylmalonyl Co-A mutase-associated GTPase MeaB codes for MSKNRQRKPGVSLKKRNLRKLDPAALASDIKAGDRTALAKGITLVESNAEHDFQTAQTLLQKLLADSGRSIRIGITGVPGAGKSTFIESFGSYLCHLGHKVAVLAVDPTSSLTGGSILGDKTRMEKLARNPRAFIRPSPSGGKLGGVHRKTRETMLLCEASGFDVILVETVGVGQSEVIVRDMVDFFMLLVLTGAGDELQGMKKGIMELADAVIVNKADGLNEQSAKKTKEEYNRILHFLQPATKGWQTAAMTSSALQNKGIDEIWKTISAFESLTKKSGVFDERRRFQTKEWLNDMIIDQLQANFFHNPAIKNLLPKVENEVISGNRPVASGVEELFKAFFGDKN; via the coding sequence ATGTCGAAAAATCGGCAGCGAAAGCCGGGCGTTTCGTTAAAAAAAAGGAATTTACGCAAACTGGATCCAGCTGCGCTTGCAAGTGACATCAAAGCTGGGGACAGGACAGCTCTGGCAAAAGGAATCACTTTGGTTGAGAGCAATGCGGAGCATGACTTTCAGACGGCTCAAACTCTTTTGCAGAAATTGTTGGCTGATTCTGGACGTTCCATCCGTATTGGTATAACAGGTGTGCCTGGTGCTGGCAAGAGTACTTTTATCGAGAGCTTTGGCAGCTATTTATGCCATCTTGGTCATAAAGTTGCAGTTCTGGCTGTGGACCCCACCTCAAGCTTGACTGGAGGCAGCATCCTTGGCGATAAGACGAGGATGGAAAAGCTTGCGCGTAATCCGAGAGCATTCATTCGGCCATCACCTTCTGGTGGAAAGCTGGGTGGTGTCCACCGGAAAACGCGGGAAACAATGCTATTATGTGAAGCTTCTGGATTCGATGTCATCCTTGTTGAAACTGTTGGGGTGGGTCAGAGTGAGGTCATCGTCAGGGATATGGTTGATTTCTTTATGCTTCTCGTGCTGACTGGTGCCGGTGATGAACTTCAGGGAATGAAGAAAGGAATCATGGAGCTTGCAGATGCAGTCATAGTGAATAAGGCGGATGGTTTAAACGAACAATCAGCGAAAAAGACTAAAGAAGAGTATAACCGGATCCTGCATTTCCTTCAGCCTGCAACAAAAGGCTGGCAGACAGCCGCTATGACGAGTTCAGCACTACAAAACAAAGGCATTGATGAGATTTGGAAAACAATTTCAGCCTTTGAGAGCTTAACGAAAAAAAGTGGAGTCTTTGATGAAAGAAGGAGATTCCAAACGAAAGAGTGGCTGAATGATATGATTATTGATCAGCTTCAGGCAAATTTCTTTCATAATCCAGCAATAAAAAATCTGCTTCCTAAGGTGGAAAATGAAGTTATCTCAGGTAACAGACCAGTTGCTTCAGGTGTCGAGGAGTTATTTAAAGCATTTTTTGGAGACAAAAATTAA